A genomic window from Triticum urartu cultivar G1812 chromosome 7, Tu2.1, whole genome shotgun sequence includes:
- the LOC125518890 gene encoding probable alkaline/neutral invertase D codes for MARANCAVLLWLRVAVCVKLGRRHIAHNAVELMERRLAKDDFPEYYDGKTRRYIGKQSRKFQTWLVAGYLVAKMLLDDPSNLRAVSLEDDGHTRVASKVSICCTIADDVCLRLLLCSV; via the coding sequence ATGGCGCGCGCAAACTGTGCAGTGCTTCTGTGGCTCCGGGTGGCGGTTTGCGTGAAGCTGGGGCGGCGCCACATCGCCCACAACGCGGTGGAGCTGATGGAGAGGCGTTTGGCCAAGGACGACTTCCCCGAGTACTACGACGGCAAGACGAGGCGGTACATCGGGAAGCAGTCACGCAAGTTCCAGACATGGTTGGTGGCGGGCTACCTGGTGGCCAAGATGCTCCTAGACGACCCCTCCAACCTCCGCGCCGTCTCCCTGGAGGACGACGGCCACACCCGAGTAGCATCTAAAGTTAGCATCTGCTGCACTATCGCTGATGATGTTTGTTTAA